Sequence from the Trueperaceae bacterium genome:
TGCGCCTCAAGGAGGCGCGCCTCGCCCGCCTGGCGCGCCACGCCGGCCACCGCTTCGAACGGGTCGACCTCGCCGACCGCGCCGCGCTGGAGCGCGTCTTCGCCGCGGCGGAGCCGCAGGTGGTCGTGAACCTCGCCGCCCAGGCCGGCGTGCGCTACTCCCTCACCAACCCGCACGCCTACGTCGACAGCAATCTCGTCGGCTTCGTCAACGTGCTCGAGGCGTGCCGCCACCACGGGGTGGAGCACCTCGTGTACGCCTCGTCGAGCTCCGTGTACGGCGCCAACACGACAACGCCCTTCTCCGTCCACGACAACGTCGACCACCCACTTAGCCTCTACGCCGCCACCAAGAAGGCCAACGAGCTCATGGCCCACACCTACTCGCACCTCTACCGGTTGCCCACCACCGGCCTCAGGTTCTTCACCGTCTACGGGCCGTGGGGCCGGCCCGACATGGCCATGTTCCTGTTCACGAAGGCCATCTTGGAGGGGCGCCCAATCGACGTCTTCAACCACGGCGACATGCTGCGCGACTTCACCTACGTCGACGACATCGTCGAGGGCGTCGTGCGCACCGCCGACAAGACGGCCACCCCCGACCCCGCCTGGACGGGCACCGCGCCCGACCCCGGCACGAGCAACGCGCCCTACCGCCTCTACAACATCGGCAACAACCAGCCCGTGCAGCTCATGCGCCTGATCGA
This genomic interval carries:
- a CDS encoding NAD-dependent epimerase, encoding MARRFLVTGTAGFIGYHLAEKLLARGDSVVGVDNVNDYYDVRLKEARLARLARHAGHRFERVDLADRAALERVFAAAEPQVVVNLAAQAGVRYSLTNPHAYVDSNLVGFVNVLEACRHHGVEHLVYASSSSVYGANTTTPFSVHDNVDHPLSLYAATKKANELMAHTYSHLYRLPTTGLRFFTVYGPWGRPDMAMFLFTKAILEGRPIDVFNHGDMLRDFTYVDDIVEGVVRTADKTATPDPAWTGTAPDPGTSNAPYRLYNIGNNQPVQLMRLIEVLEGELGKVAEKNFLPMQPGDVPATYADVDALVADVGFKPATPLEVGVKRFVEWYRGFYG